From a region of the Cenarchaeum symbiont of Oopsacas minuta genome:
- a CDS encoding threonine synthase, translating to MKFGSMIRLAESIILQCRECKKEYTPEFRYVCDECFGPLDVKYPTVRIEKDRFANREQTYWRYHELLPILEKSNIVNISAGMTPLVHAKKLGAKLGLDNLYIKNDSVNPTFSFKDRPAGVAVSKSIEFGLSSVGCASTGNLASATAAHAAKAGLPCHIFAPADIEHAKIVQALSYGAEYHAIDGTYDDANRMAAMASDRSRIGIVNINMRSYYVEGSKTLAYEAAEQLGWKVPDHLVVPVGSGAMLNAICKGFEELESASLLGTVENMHVTAAQPKGCAPIVDAYENNSEVKPIEKPETVAKSLAIGDPGDGKYVIERIKQYNGYAAKTTDKEILDAILILAKTEGIFTEPAGGVSVSVLQRMVGEGIIDRTETVVCYVTGNGLKATEPLMDILPTPIVTPKDNKLLAVIK from the coding sequence GTGAAATTTGGTAGTATGATTAGGTTGGCAGAGAGTATAATCTTACAGTGTAGAGAGTGTAAAAAAGAGTATACTCCAGAATTTCGCTATGTATGCGATGAATGTTTTGGTCCACTTGACGTAAAGTATCCAACAGTTCGCATAGAAAAGGATCGCTTTGCAAACAGAGAACAGACTTACTGGCGATACCATGAGCTCTTACCCATACTTGAAAAGTCAAACATTGTAAATATTAGCGCTGGCATGACACCGCTTGTACACGCTAAAAAACTTGGAGCCAAATTAGGACTTGACAACCTTTACATCAAAAATGATTCGGTAAATCCCACATTTTCATTTAAAGATCGTCCTGCTGGAGTGGCAGTGTCAAAATCAATAGAGTTTGGTCTCTCGTCGGTAGGATGTGCATCAACTGGAAACCTCGCATCTGCCACAGCAGCGCACGCAGCAAAAGCAGGATTACCATGTCACATATTTGCTCCAGCAGACATAGAACACGCAAAGATTGTACAAGCTCTCTCATATGGTGCAGAATATCATGCAATAGATGGTACATACGATGATGCAAACCGTATGGCCGCAATGGCCAGTGACCGTAGCAGAATCGGCATTGTAAACATCAACATGCGCTCTTATTATGTAGAGGGATCAAAGACACTTGCATACGAGGCAGCAGAACAACTTGGATGGAAAGTTCCAGATCATCTAGTGGTACCTGTGGGTAGCGGGGCTATGCTTAATGCTATATGCAAAGGATTTGAAGAGTTAGAGTCTGCATCGCTTTTGGGAACAGTAGAAAATATGCACGTAACGGCCGCACAACCTAAAGGATGCGCTCCAATAGTAGATGCATATGAAAATAATTCAGAGGTAAAACCAATAGAAAAACCAGAGACAGTTGCAAAGAGTCTGGCCATAGGAGATCCAGGTGATGGTAAATACGTCATAGAGAGAATCAAACAGTACAATGGTTATGCAGCTAAAACCACCGATAAAGAGATACTTGATGCCATACTGATTCTTGCAAAGACTGAAGGAATATTTACAGAGCCAGCAGGCGGAGTCTCCGTCTCGGTACTTCAGAGAATGGTAGGGGAGGGAATTATAGACCGTACAGAGACAGTCGTATGCTATGTTACTGGCAATGGTCTAAAAGCGACTGAACCATTAATGGATATTTTACCTACACCGATTGTGACCCCTAAAGACAATAAACTATTAGCGGTGATAAAATAA
- a CDS encoding dephospho-CoA kinase yields the protein MAPNLIVCLTGMPGAGKSTIANGLKSQGFAVVVMGDAVRKEADKRNLEHNRKNLASLMEDLRKKNGPEAVARLVEPQIRNISSSTVIVDGVRSDDEIEFFETICTTKILSVHASKDTRFNYIKNRGRSDDPNNKLKFTERDTKEINVGISRSIALADESISNNNLTIDELVKITQKVIDGWLH from the coding sequence ATGGCTCCAAATCTCATAGTGTGTTTGACTGGAATGCCTGGTGCAGGGAAATCGACCATTGCCAACGGGCTCAAATCACAAGGCTTTGCCGTAGTTGTAATGGGTGATGCAGTAAGAAAAGAGGCAGACAAAAGAAACCTTGAACACAATAGGAAAAACCTTGCATCGTTGATGGAGGATCTACGTAAAAAAAATGGTCCAGAGGCAGTTGCACGTCTTGTCGAACCACAAATCAGAAACATCTCTTCGTCTACTGTCATAGTAGATGGAGTCCGTTCAGATGATGAAATTGAATTCTTTGAAACAATTTGTACCACAAAAATTCTTTCAGTACACGCATCAAAGGATACGCGTTTTAATTATATAAAAAATCGAGGTAGATCTGATGATCCAAATAACAAGTTAAAATTTACAGAAAGAGATACAAAAGAGATCAATGTTGGAATAAGCCGTTCTATAGCGTTAGCTGATGAATCCATCTCCAACAACAACCTCACCATAGATGAACTTGTAAAAATTACACAGAAAGTTATAGACGGTTGGCTGCATTAA
- a CDS encoding putative membrane protein: MHSRLALNKTAILIRILLFFIAMAIFLGIFFTTAGFSVDAKDADKLVEEFSQMVMGLDGNGIFVHNATLASIMFIPGVGAIWGIISASATGYAFASLLQINPDLPFTPIGIFFTPFGILELIAYSIGISRSILLAKVLIKKSFLKRHIAYTIIEMCAMIIILYIAGHVEYNAITQLG; the protein is encoded by the coding sequence GTGCACAGTAGACTCGCATTAAATAAAACTGCCATACTGATACGCATTTTATTATTTTTTATTGCAATGGCTATTTTTTTGGGCATCTTTTTTACAACTGCTGGATTTTCAGTAGATGCAAAAGATGCTGATAAACTAGTTGAAGAGTTTAGTCAAATGGTAATGGGACTAGATGGAAATGGAATATTCGTGCACAATGCAACTTTGGCATCTATTATGTTCATACCTGGCGTGGGCGCTATCTGGGGAATAATATCTGCATCAGCTACTGGATACGCTTTTGCATCTTTACTACAGATAAATCCCGATCTACCATTTACTCCTATTGGAATATTTTTTACTCCATTTGGAATATTAGAGTTGATTGCATACTCTATTGGGATCTCTCGTAGTATTTTATTGGCAAAAGTTTTGATCAAAAAATCTTTTCTAAAACGCCATATAGCGTATACCATTATAGAAATGTGTGCAATGATCATAATATTATACATAGCTGGACATGTAGAATATAATGCAATTACACAGCTAGGATAA
- a CDS encoding AsnC family protein, whose translation MYIVSVVTAFVLINSELGSDASIIKEVKQMLDSENSLKYEIQGVYGIYDIVIKITADKSQTVRAIITNQIRKISRVQSTLTMMVIEEQD comes from the coding sequence ATGTATATTGTATCTGTGGTAACAGCATTTGTTCTGATAAATTCAGAGCTTGGATCTGATGCATCAATTATAAAAGAAGTAAAACAAATGCTAGATTCTGAAAACTCGTTAAAATATGAGATACAAGGCGTATATGGAATATATGATATTGTCATAAAGATAACTGCAGATAAATCACAAACAGTACGTGCAATAATCACAAATCAAATCAGAAAGATAAGTAGGGTTCAATCCACTCTAACTATGATGGTAATAGAAGAACAAGACTAG
- a CDS encoding CCA-adding enzyme: MKRIISNIRKLVTPSKSEEKYKADIADEILNRVIEETDGYSEIKNIELGGSYPKSTWLPQSADIDIFIKFDPKVSKKRFSRIIIDIGKKALDKYEPYLRYSDHPYVEAIVRDTKVNVVPCYMVKQGMWQSAADRSQFHTEFMKKNLTPLMKSDVRILKKFLQCARIYGAEISTQGLSGYVAEVLVYNYGSFEKIIEAMAHIKRGHVIGNASEKFDTPITIMDPIDSKRNLAAAISIESMGKFVLLCRTFLAKPSASFFKSRNLSTKSNALENCVMIKFRCKDRSADTVWGQLKKAASSLALQLEGGGFTVVRYGASSDYDKKMGALLYFMLESVSISNMRTRKGPSFFNKDDSLAFISKNIKKSLLMWVDSDENVRILEHRRVTNATEFLKHILRSELVKSGVPKDLWPDIKNGFTINASSKAIKGQAGDTLRGIVATDEKIFSAY; encoded by the coding sequence ATGAAACGCATAATATCAAATATCCGTAAACTTGTCACGCCATCAAAATCTGAGGAAAAATATAAAGCTGACATTGCTGATGAAATTCTAAATCGCGTTATAGAAGAGACAGATGGTTATTCAGAGATCAAAAACATAGAGCTAGGTGGTTCATATCCAAAGAGTACATGGTTACCTCAAAGTGCAGATATTGATATATTTATAAAATTTGATCCAAAAGTTTCTAAAAAAAGATTTTCGCGTATCATAATAGATATTGGGAAAAAAGCCCTTGACAAATATGAACCATATTTACGATATTCAGATCATCCGTATGTGGAAGCAATAGTCAGAGATACCAAAGTCAACGTGGTTCCTTGCTATATGGTCAAACAAGGTATGTGGCAGAGTGCAGCAGATAGATCGCAATTTCATACAGAATTTATGAAGAAAAATCTCACTCCATTGATGAAGTCTGATGTAAGAATTCTCAAAAAATTTTTACAATGTGCCCGAATATATGGTGCAGAGATATCCACACAAGGATTAAGTGGATACGTGGCAGAGGTACTAGTGTATAATTACGGGAGCTTTGAAAAAATAATCGAGGCAATGGCTCACATTAAACGCGGCCATGTCATAGGCAATGCATCTGAAAAATTTGACACTCCTATAACAATCATGGATCCAATTGACTCCAAGAGAAATCTAGCTGCTGCAATTTCAATCGAGAGTATGGGCAAGTTTGTTCTTCTTTGTAGGACATTTTTGGCAAAACCGTCTGCATCGTTCTTTAAATCAAGAAATCTCTCTACAAAGTCAAATGCACTTGAAAACTGTGTAATGATTAAATTCCGATGCAAGGATAGGTCTGCAGATACTGTATGGGGACAGTTGAAAAAAGCTGCATCATCTTTAGCTTTGCAGCTTGAAGGGGGAGGATTTACAGTTGTACGATATGGAGCATCATCAGACTATGATAAAAAAATGGGGGCTCTACTATATTTTATGTTGGAATCAGTTTCCATATCTAATATGCGGACAAGAAAAGGTCCGTCATTTTTTAATAAAGATGATTCTTTGGCATTTATTTCAAAAAATATAAAAAAATCGCTGTTGATGTGGGTGGATTCGGATGAAAATGTCCGTATTTTGGAGCATCGAAGAGTAACTAACGCTACGGAATTTCTAAAACATATTTTGAGATCAGAGCTAGTAAAATCTGGCGTGCCAAAAGATCTGTGGCCCGATATAAAAAATGGGTTTACGATAAATGCTAGCTCAAAGGCGATAAAAGGTCAGGCAGGAGATACATTACGAGGGATTGTTGCTACGGATGAAAAGATCTTTTCTGCCTATTAA
- a CDS encoding 2'-5' RNA ligase: protein MMRAFVSVDITDDLIGDAIMRVQRNSGLGGAIRRESMHFTLMFLGKVDTSKTADIVRALKDVDFEAFDIQCRGLGEFTFSKGKIIWVGVDRHGGMMLKELASKVAKTLMPLGFVDRKRFLPHATIFRVKNKTGDTANVLKRFENIEFGIQRVNSIRLKSSVLSSSGSTYKDIVTIGAKR from the coding sequence ATGATGCGAGCTTTTGTTTCTGTGGACATAACAGATGATCTCATAGGAGATGCCATAATGCGGGTGCAGAGAAATTCTGGTTTGGGTGGGGCTATACGAAGAGAGAGTATGCACTTTACTCTAATGTTTTTGGGCAAAGTGGATACCTCAAAGACTGCAGATATTGTAAGAGCGCTAAAAGATGTTGATTTTGAGGCATTTGATATACAATGCAGAGGACTAGGAGAATTTACTTTCTCCAAGGGTAAAATTATCTGGGTTGGAGTAGACAGGCATGGAGGGATGATGTTGAAAGAGTTGGCCTCAAAAGTGGCCAAGACTCTGATGCCTTTGGGATTTGTAGATAGGAAGAGATTTTTACCCCACGCAACGATCTTTAGGGTTAAAAACAAGACCGGAGATACTGCCAACGTCTTGAAACGGTTTGAAAACATCGAATTTGGAATACAAAGAGTGAATTCGATAAGGCTAAAGAGTAGTGTACTATCTAGCTCTGGTTCCACATACAAGGATATTGTAACAATAGGTGCAAAGAGATGA
- a CDS encoding transcription factor S, translating into MKFCPKCDIRLKKIDSNFKCSTCGYTENTNGAPKQKEEKSEISDFNILDQDEGKEALPTIKKDCEKCGHDEAVWWMLQTRSADEPTTQFYRCVKCSHTWRDYS; encoded by the coding sequence ATGAAATTCTGTCCCAAATGTGACATCCGTCTAAAAAAAATTGATTCTAATTTTAAATGTTCAACATGCGGCTATACTGAGAACACAAACGGAGCTCCAAAACAAAAAGAAGAAAAATCCGAAATTTCAGACTTTAACATACTAGATCAAGATGAGGGTAAAGAGGCGCTCCCTACTATAAAGAAAGACTGTGAAAAATGTGGTCATGATGAGGCAGTATGGTGGATGCTACAAACACGCAGCGCAGATGAACCAACCACACAGTTTTATCGATGCGTAAAATGTTCACATACATGGCGTGATTACTCGTAA
- a CDS encoding cyclase, with the protein MIEIAVQSRSYMGMVDLTMTVSPNMEAFPGSPLPQFVKWAHIDQDGYNMELVFMSSHTGTHMDAPIHFNKNGASIDTVPLSRLICNASLIRVKLKTNGTITKSDITAFESKYDKLVPGQAVVFATRWSDQIKRRGYFERNPGISYNAAAYLILRKIGIVGIDSPSIDAGNAHSYPAHNSLCKAGIPIVENLINLGRIPKQNFTLVVMPMKLRGATGSPTRAMALWDNDAPHKHTQS; encoded by the coding sequence ATGATTGAAATTGCAGTACAATCTAGATCGTATATGGGGATGGTAGATCTTACAATGACAGTATCGCCAAATATGGAAGCATTTCCGGGATCACCGCTTCCACAGTTTGTTAAATGGGCTCATATCGACCAAGACGGATACAACATGGAACTAGTCTTTATGAGCTCTCACACGGGAACGCATATGGATGCACCAATTCATTTTAACAAAAATGGCGCATCCATTGACACAGTACCACTATCTAGATTAATCTGCAACGCTTCATTGATACGAGTAAAATTAAAAACAAACGGCACAATCACAAAGAGCGATATTACTGCTTTTGAATCAAAATACGATAAACTTGTACCTGGCCAGGCTGTGGTCTTTGCAACTAGATGGTCAGATCAAATAAAACGTAGGGGATATTTTGAGCGCAATCCTGGTATCTCGTATAATGCAGCAGCCTATTTGATCTTGCGAAAAATTGGTATTGTGGGCATTGATTCACCTAGCATTGATGCTGGAAACGCTCACTCATATCCTGCTCATAACTCTCTTTGCAAGGCAGGAATTCCCATAGTGGAAAATTTGATAAATCTTGGACGCATACCAAAACAAAACTTTACCCTAGTTGTTATGCCTATGAAACTGCGAGGTGCGACAGGTTCACCAACACGTGCAATGGCATTGTGGGACAATGATGCACCGCATAAACATACACAATCCTAA
- a CDS encoding Thif family protein — MPKITLTIPSVLNSGRGEKKLKLDVANLNDAFAHACKVMGEDFERRVMESPGKPRSLINVYINGKNSKFGDGLKSTLSDDDDVYILPAVAGGQEMSAKEMDRYSRQIMLEEIGYNGQIKLRNARVCVIGVGGLGHPIISRLTAMGIGTLRIIDRDVVELSNLHRQILFDESDVGKVKVEAAANKLKKMNSECKIEVFPVSINDHTAFEVTKGCDVVIDALDSVNARYSLNRACSKQKIPFVTGAAVGITGQVFTIMPDQSACYHCMFPALDEDSMPTCSIEGVHPPILSIVGAIQVTEAVKIILGKKPSLSDRILHIDLENLDFSFTRTFRQQECPVCGNGKEDLTVPKVMMIEEMCGRNRGKRTFSLTPPETFALDIPKVSQTATLRGFRVEKQGDMGLSLRTDDVSVSFMNRGSAVIVGAKDEDIAIKLYCDLLGRAQ, encoded by the coding sequence ATGCCAAAGATCACGCTTACCATCCCATCGGTGCTAAATTCTGGCAGAGGGGAGAAAAAACTCAAACTAGATGTTGCAAATCTAAATGACGCGTTTGCACATGCCTGCAAGGTCATGGGAGAGGACTTTGAACGCCGCGTTATGGAGTCTCCAGGTAAACCCCGTTCGCTCATCAACGTGTACATAAACGGAAAAAATTCAAAGTTTGGTGATGGATTAAAATCCACACTCTCTGATGATGATGATGTCTATATACTTCCAGCAGTGGCTGGAGGACAAGAGATGTCTGCCAAAGAGATGGATAGATATTCACGACAAATAATGCTTGAAGAGATTGGCTACAATGGTCAGATAAAATTGCGTAATGCCCGCGTATGTGTCATAGGTGTTGGAGGACTTGGACATCCGATAATCTCACGTCTGACAGCAATGGGCATCGGAACTTTAAGAATCATCGATCGTGATGTTGTAGAACTCTCAAACCTACATCGACAGATACTCTTTGATGAATCTGATGTGGGCAAAGTAAAAGTTGAAGCTGCTGCCAACAAACTCAAAAAAATGAACTCTGAATGCAAGATAGAGGTCTTTCCTGTATCAATAAACGATCATACTGCATTTGAAGTAACTAAAGGATGCGATGTGGTAATTGACGCACTAGATAGTGTAAATGCTAGATACTCGTTAAACAGGGCGTGCAGCAAACAAAAGATACCATTTGTTACAGGAGCTGCAGTGGGAATAACCGGACAGGTATTTACTATAATGCCAGATCAATCCGCATGCTATCACTGCATGTTTCCAGCACTAGATGAGGACTCGATGCCTACATGTTCCATAGAGGGCGTACACCCACCGATACTATCCATTGTAGGAGCAATACAAGTGACAGAGGCAGTAAAGATCATCTTGGGTAAAAAACCCAGCCTATCTGATCGTATACTGCACATTGATTTGGAAAACTTGGATTTTTCATTTACACGCACGTTTCGCCAACAAGAATGCCCAGTATGCGGTAATGGCAAAGAAGATCTTACCGTACCCAAGGTAATGATGATCGAAGAGATGTGTGGGCGTAATAGAGGTAAACGTACATTCTCGCTTACACCTCCAGAGACATTTGCACTCGATATTCCAAAGGTGAGTCAGACTGCTACCTTGCGTGGCTTTCGTGTGGAAAAACAAGGAGACATGGGACTTTCACTGCGTACCGATGATGTATCTGTCAGCTTTATGAATCGTGGCTCGGCTGTAATAGTGGGTGCAAAGGATGAAGATATAGCCATCAAACTGTACTGTGATCTACTTGGACGTGCACAGTAG
- a CDS encoding serine/threonine protein kinase, which yields MKRSFLPINDLAFEPYNAVLGYPHPTTRLVKSRIAELEKLQITSVAFWGQVRLGTLDVLGKGYSGVAVIARYKKKTIALKIRRIDSKRPTLITEAKMLSAANDLGVGPKIIAYSKNFIVMEYLDGQTVGRWAENGASSKNDILRIILEDCYKLDMGGLDHGELSRISKHAIIGKHTTLIDFEGASNKRRIANVTSASQSFFIGSYTAKMLGKICKAPRKSKLVTALRRYKENPQRSTFDELLCVMGL from the coding sequence ATGAAAAGATCTTTTCTGCCTATTAACGATCTTGCATTCGAGCCGTATAATGCGGTACTCGGATATCCACATCCCACCACACGCCTTGTCAAATCGCGAATTGCAGAACTAGAAAAATTACAGATTACTTCTGTGGCGTTTTGGGGTCAGGTACGTCTAGGTACTCTTGACGTGTTGGGTAAAGGATATTCTGGAGTTGCAGTCATTGCAAGATATAAGAAAAAAACAATAGCTCTTAAAATTCGTCGTATTGATTCCAAACGACCCACATTGATTACCGAAGCAAAGATGTTGAGTGCTGCAAACGATTTGGGTGTGGGGCCAAAGATCATTGCATATAGCAAAAATTTTATTGTGATGGAGTATTTGGATGGACAAACTGTAGGACGATGGGCAGAGAATGGCGCATCTAGTAAAAATGATATACTTCGGATCATATTAGAAGATTGTTACAAACTAGATATGGGAGGATTGGATCATGGTGAGCTAAGTAGAATCTCAAAACATGCAATAATAGGAAAACATACTACACTGATAGATTTTGAAGGAGCAAGTAATAAAAGAAGAATTGCAAACGTTACGTCTGCTTCGCAGAGTTTCTTTATAGGATCCTATACGGCAAAGATGCTTGGTAAAATATGTAAAGCGCCAAGAAAATCAAAGCTTGTAACAGCTCTAAGACGATACAAAGAAAACCCACAAAGGAGTACATTTGATGAACTACTTTGTGTGATGGGGTTGTAA
- a CDS encoding Protein-tyrosine-phosphatase — protein sequence MSKVGDIYRNLHGRITKKPTNFSWIIEDKLAGTGRPMTRDEFDWLVEQGIDSVITMTEEPLEKSWTDKIDWLHLPTPDLEPPSSESIDKAMDFIHKRISSESRNSLAVHCQAGLGRAGSILACYMIRYKGYTAKKAIEYIRKERPGSIQSESQENALFMYEKRVRAD from the coding sequence GTGAGCAAAGTAGGAGATATCTATCGTAATCTACATGGTAGAATAACAAAAAAACCAACAAACTTTTCATGGATCATAGAGGATAAACTTGCAGGCACAGGTAGACCTATGACTAGAGATGAATTTGACTGGCTTGTAGAACAAGGAATTGATTCAGTGATAACTATGACAGAAGAACCACTTGAAAAATCGTGGACAGATAAGATTGATTGGCTACATCTACCAACACCCGATTTGGAACCACCTTCGTCTGAATCGATAGACAAAGCGATGGATTTTATTCATAAACGGATCTCAAGTGAATCTAGAAATTCTTTAGCAGTACATTGTCAGGCAGGTCTTGGTAGAGCTGGAAGTATACTAGCTTGTTATATGATACGCTACAAAGGTTATACTGCAAAAAAAGCGATCGAGTATATTAGAAAAGAGAGACCTGGCTCAATCCAGTCTGAATCCCAAGAGAATGCGCTCTTTATGTATGAAAAACGTGTACGTGCTGACTAG
- a CDS encoding proliferating cell nuclear antigen PcnA — MVLSAKISGSDDLKAIISAISTVVEEATFVADSEGITFRGMDPSHVALIDISWPNSAFEKYECDSDLKFGVRIDEISKLIKRADKKDTIQISISEDNMLLVTIGKNKKYKIRLVESSATDTPLPKIPYDAKIDLVPGALDKILGDVQVISEYMTIKATKSTAIFSGKGDSGEATVEMQKDGEIIKSIEAKADSEATFSLEYLAPVVKAVGTTAGSVSCEFSNEKPLRIEFKIAGIGRIHFYLAPRVET, encoded by the coding sequence ATGGTATTATCTGCCAAAATCAGCGGTTCTGATGATCTCAAAGCGATAATCTCTGCCATCTCTACAGTAGTAGAAGAGGCCACATTCGTAGCAGACTCTGAAGGCATAACATTCCGCGGCATGGATCCATCTCATGTGGCATTAATTGATATATCGTGGCCAAATTCTGCATTTGAAAAATACGAATGTGATAGCGATCTCAAATTCGGCGTACGCATAGATGAAATATCAAAACTCATCAAAAGAGCCGACAAAAAAGATACAATCCAAATAAGCATATCTGAAGATAATATGCTACTTGTTACAATTGGAAAAAATAAAAAATACAAAATTAGACTTGTAGAGAGCTCTGCAACAGATACTCCATTACCAAAGATTCCATATGATGCAAAGATCGATCTTGTTCCGGGAGCACTAGACAAAATACTTGGAGATGTACAGGTAATCTCAGAATATATGACAATAAAGGCCACAAAATCAACTGCTATTTTTTCAGGCAAAGGAGATTCAGGAGAAGCGACAGTTGAGATGCAAAAAGACGGTGAGATAATAAAATCCATAGAGGCAAAAGCAGACAGCGAGGCAACTTTTAGCCTCGAATATCTAGCTCCTGTGGTAAAAGCAGTTGGTACCACAGCTGGCAGTGTATCGTGTGAATTTTCAAACGAAAAACCCTTACGCATAGAGTTCAAAATAGCAGGCATCGGACGAATTCACTTTTATCTTGCCCCTAGGGTGGAAACTTGA
- a CDS encoding cysteine desulfurase, with amino-acid sequence MTKLEFACGDRTYLNNASVAPMPIASIMAISDFLTKYSKMGPDSAESEPFVTEILRQTRKAISDIIKCQPDEIILTQSTTDGINAVASGLPHKDGAITLIRGMEHEHHSNFYPWLRRTNGHLQSLTIDENGFFDMGDLRAIIKEGRTELVSLSHALYNTGAILAVEEVGEILNSEHIPFFVDAAQSVGCLEVDVKKIGCNFMSFNGSKWLCGPMGMGIFYCSRKASDTLEPLGIGGESATVYVDGYTKVAFKGMPEKFQTGFRNYAGAAGLVCSTKILSDYGFGNIRKRISFLANFLRDGLSSIPGVTLYGPREDHLRTSIVPFTTNVAPKDAVKKLESNGLVLAVREIGEKKIIRASPHIFNTESQMEDAIRVIKTL; translated from the coding sequence ATGACTAAACTTGAATTTGCGTGTGGTGATCGCACATACCTAAACAACGCTTCAGTAGCTCCAATGCCGATTGCAAGTATAATGGCGATAAGTGATTTTTTAACCAAATATAGCAAGATGGGACCTGATTCTGCAGAATCTGAACCATTTGTAACAGAAATATTACGTCAGACTAGAAAAGCAATCTCAGATATAATCAAATGTCAGCCAGATGAAATAATCTTGACCCAGAGTACAACGGATGGAATAAACGCCGTAGCAAGTGGTCTACCTCACAAAGATGGTGCAATTACATTGATACGTGGAATGGAACATGAACATCATTCTAATTTCTATCCGTGGTTACGACGTACAAACGGCCATCTGCAGAGTCTTACCATTGATGAGAACGGATTCTTTGACATGGGAGATCTCCGAGCTATTATCAAAGAGGGAAGAACTGAACTAGTCTCACTCAGTCATGCCTTGTATAATACAGGGGCAATACTTGCAGTAGAAGAGGTAGGAGAGATCCTAAATTCAGAACACATACCATTTTTTGTGGACGCTGCACAGAGTGTTGGATGTCTTGAAGTAGACGTGAAAAAGATCGGTTGTAATTTTATGTCTTTTAACGGATCAAAATGGCTCTGTGGCCCTATGGGAATGGGAATATTTTATTGCAGTCGTAAAGCATCAGATACGCTTGAACCGTTAGGTATTGGTGGGGAGTCAGCTACTGTATACGTAGATGGATATACCAAAGTTGCATTCAAAGGAATGCCAGAGAAATTTCAGACGGGGTTTCGTAATTATGCCGGAGCTGCAGGTTTGGTATGTTCTACCAAAATTTTATCCGATTATGGTTTTGGAAATATCAGAAAAAGAATATCTTTTCTAGCAAATTTCCTACGCGATGGACTATCATCGATACCCGGAGTGACATTGTATGGTCCTAGAGAAGATCATCTGAGAACAAGTATCGTACCATTTACTACAAATGTGGCTCCAAAAGATGCGGTAAAAAAACTTGAGAGTAACGGATTAGTGTTGGCTGTACGGGAGATTGGAGAGAAAAAGATTATCCGTGCCTCACCTCATATCTTTAACACAGAATCCCAAATGGAAGATGCCATACGGGTAATAAAGACATTATAG
- a CDS encoding DNA-3-methyladenine glycosylase II has protein sequence MLKAEVHLCKDKKMAKIVKKVGPHMIKVRRGRYESLVMAIITQQISGSAARSITRRFREAYRPARFPKPIDVANSTYKKLKSCGLSDMKIRYIKNLSKNIATNNLRLASLSKLSDERVIEILCMQDGIGRWTAEMFLIFTLGRSDIMPAGDLGVRKGVKILYSLSEMPSEKRILEIAEKWRPYRTAATWYLWEFQR, from the coding sequence ATGCTAAAAGCGGAAGTGCATCTGTGTAAAGACAAAAAGATGGCAAAGATAGTAAAAAAGGTTGGGCCACATATGATAAAAGTTAGACGTGGCAGATACGAATCTTTGGTAATGGCCATTATTACACAGCAGATATCTGGAAGTGCGGCAAGATCAATCACACGTCGATTTCGTGAGGCATATCGTCCTGCTAGATTCCCCAAGCCAATAGATGTTGCCAACTCTACGTACAAAAAACTAAAGAGTTGTGGGCTCTCTGACATGAAGATACGTTATATCAAAAATCTCTCAAAGAATATAGCCACAAATAATCTACGTCTTGCTAGCCTATCAAAGCTCTCTGATGAAAGAGTCATAGAGATACTTTGTATGCAAGATGGTATAGGAAGGTGGACTGCAGAGATGTTTCTTATCTTTACACTTGGGAGATCAGATATCATGCCAGCAGGAGATCTCGGAGTCAGAAAGGGAGTGAAAATTCTATATTCTCTATCAGAGATGCCCAGTGAAAAACGCATACTCGAGATTGCTGAAAAATGGAGACCATATCGTACTGCTGCCACGTGGTATCTTTGGGAATTCCAAAGATAG